One segment of Methanofollis sp. DNA contains the following:
- a CDS encoding HesA/MoeB/ThiF family protein, translating into MLSEHERERYRRQTMLFGEEGQEKLKRATVFVAGAGGLGCPVALYLAAAGIGHIRIADCDTVETTNLNRQVLHWDRDVGRAKVASAGEKLAAVNPEIEVETARVVIDASNVADLAGDADVIVDAMDNFETRYLLNEVALARGIPLVHGAISGFFGQATTIIPEQTPCLRCIFPTAPPKETFPVVGTTPGVIGLVQANEVIKYLTGTGDLLAGRLLLWDGTNSTMETIAMERQPKCPACGHLHEKVCP; encoded by the coding sequence ATGCTGAGTGAGCACGAACGCGAACGCTACCGCCGGCAGACGATGCTCTTCGGCGAGGAGGGGCAGGAGAAACTCAAAAGAGCGACGGTCTTCGTCGCCGGTGCGGGCGGCCTCGGGTGCCCTGTCGCCCTGTACCTCGCCGCCGCGGGCATCGGTCATATCAGGATCGCGGACTGTGACACCGTGGAGACGACCAACCTGAACAGGCAGGTCCTCCACTGGGACAGAGATGTGGGGCGGGCGAAGGTCGCCTCGGCCGGCGAGAAACTCGCCGCCGTCAACCCGGAGATCGAGGTGGAGACGGCGCGGGTCGTCATCGACGCCTCCAATGTCGCCGACCTCGCCGGCGACGCAGACGTGATCGTGGACGCCATGGACAACTTCGAGACCCGCTACCTCCTCAACGAGGTCGCCCTGGCGAGGGGCATCCCCCTCGTCCACGGTGCGATCTCCGGGTTTTTCGGGCAGGCGACGACGATCATCCCGGAACAGACCCCGTGCCTCCGCTGCATCTTCCCGACGGCGCCGCCGAAGGAGACCTTCCCGGTGGTCGGCACGACACCCGGCGTCATCGGCCTCGTGCAGGCGAACGAGGTGATCAAGTACCTGACCGGGACCGGCGACCTCCTTGCCGGCCGTCTCCTCCTCTGGGACGGGACGAACTCCACGATGGAGACGATCGCCATGGAAAGACAGCCGAAGTGCCCGGCCTGCGGCCATCTGCATGAAAAGGTGTGTCCATGA
- a CDS encoding molybdenum cofactor biosynthesis protein MoaE has product MIELTRDDFDVNEMIARARKPSMGALVTFLGVVRDDEIEGMELEAYEEVARAELGAIRDEAFATFPVESVDIIHRTGRLRVGENILLIIVGAGHRQEAFAACEYVLERIKESVPIWKKETVKGGDTRWVSGHHG; this is encoded by the coding sequence ATGATAGAACTGACGCGTGACGATTTCGACGTGAACGAGATGATCGCACGGGCGAGAAAGCCGTCGATGGGTGCGCTGGTCACCTTTCTCGGCGTGGTGCGGGACGACGAGATCGAGGGCATGGAACTGGAGGCCTACGAGGAGGTCGCCCGCGCCGAACTCGGGGCGATCCGGGACGAGGCGTTTGCGACGTTCCCCGTCGAATCGGTGGACATCATCCACCGCACCGGGCGACTGAGGGTCGGCGAGAACATCCTCCTGATCATCGTCGGCGCCGGCCACAGGCAGGAGGCGTTCGCGGCCTGCGAGTACGTCCTCGAACGGATCAAGGAGAGCGTCCCCATCTGGAAGAAGGAGACGGTGAAGGGCGGGGACACCCGCTGGGTCTCCGGCCACCATGGCTGA
- a CDS encoding AarF/ABC1/UbiB kinase family protein, producing MIRQLGRYRQIVGVLVKYGLGAVVEGAFPPPAGPGIRKGPGEAAPDPLYRRVRLAIEELGPTFIKFGQILSTRREVLPRGLVEELEMLTDTVAPLPFAVIRPIVEEECGPIAEAFASFDEEPVAAASLAQVHRAVLKDGRVVAVKVQRPGIRKVIEDDLEILASLARRVERHRPDLAVYNPTGLVQEFALQIRRELDFVQEGKNAAALARNLEDFPRVVVPAIVWAYSGPRLLTMTFIDGVRIDDLDGIRALDVSPTRIADILLNVYLKQVFEDGFFHADPHPGNLLVTRAGSLAFVDFGTVGILRPERRDAFIRLVYGVVDEDTDAVVEAYRDLGIAPRDGTVDLFKDEIYATLRGLGSYEIGMVDIRGVMEEIPETLRRYHLRVPLSMMQVIKVILFLTSICLNLDPSFNFPARAGPAVRKIRMRQIFSAERLEHMVASVRRQIRDAVELPQTANTTLRKLSAGGVSIGIVSADLADLAASVRYAANILLLGMVAAGFVLAAGLVMLSSERPESPILREAISTVTFSGFGLAIIIALVAVYLVLVRR from the coding sequence ATGATCCGCCAGCTGGGCAGGTACCGGCAGATTGTCGGCGTTCTGGTGAAGTATGGGCTGGGTGCCGTTGTCGAGGGCGCCTTTCCCCCTCCGGCCGGGCCCGGGATCAGGAAAGGACCGGGGGAGGCCGCCCCCGATCCGCTGTACCGCCGGGTCCGCCTGGCGATCGAGGAACTCGGCCCCACCTTCATCAAGTTCGGGCAGATCCTGAGCACCCGCCGCGAGGTGCTGCCGCGGGGCCTTGTCGAGGAACTGGAGATGCTGACAGACACGGTGGCCCCCCTCCCCTTCGCGGTGATCAGGCCGATCGTCGAGGAGGAGTGCGGCCCGATCGCCGAGGCCTTCGCCTCCTTCGATGAAGAACCCGTTGCGGCGGCGTCCCTCGCCCAGGTCCACCGGGCCGTCCTGAAGGACGGGAGGGTCGTCGCCGTCAAGGTGCAGCGCCCCGGCATCAGGAAGGTGATCGAGGACGACCTGGAGATCCTCGCCTCCCTCGCCCGGCGGGTCGAGCGTCACCGCCCCGACCTTGCCGTCTACAACCCGACAGGCCTCGTGCAGGAGTTCGCCCTCCAGATCAGGCGGGAACTCGACTTCGTGCAGGAGGGGAAGAACGCCGCGGCCCTCGCCCGCAACCTGGAGGACTTTCCCCGCGTCGTCGTCCCCGCGATCGTCTGGGCGTACTCGGGGCCCCGCCTGCTGACCATGACCTTCATCGACGGGGTGCGGATCGACGACCTCGACGGGATCAGGGCGCTCGACGTCTCTCCGACACGTATCGCCGACATCCTGCTCAATGTGTACCTGAAGCAGGTCTTCGAGGACGGTTTCTTCCACGCCGACCCCCACCCCGGCAACCTCCTGGTGACCCGGGCCGGGTCTCTCGCCTTCGTCGACTTCGGGACCGTCGGGATACTCCGCCCCGAACGCCGGGACGCCTTCATCCGCCTCGTCTACGGCGTCGTCGACGAGGACACGGACGCGGTCGTCGAGGCCTACCGCGACCTGGGGATCGCTCCCAGGGACGGGACCGTCGACCTCTTCAAGGACGAGATCTATGCCACCCTCCGGGGCCTCGGGTCGTACGAGATCGGCATGGTGGATATCAGGGGGGTGATGGAAGAGATCCCGGAGACCCTCCGGCGCTACCACCTCCGCGTCCCTCTCTCGATGATGCAGGTGATCAAGGTCATCCTCTTCCTCACCTCGATCTGCCTGAATCTGGACCCTTCGTTTAATTTCCCGGCGCGGGCCGGACCGGCGGTCAGGAAGATCCGTATGCGCCAGATCTTTTCGGCAGAGAGACTGGAGCACATGGTGGCGTCGGTGCGCCGGCAGATCAGGGACGCGGTCGAACTCCCGCAGACGGCGAACACCACGCTCAGGAAACTCTCGGCCGGGGGCGTCTCCATCGGCATCGTGAGCGCCGACCTGGCAGACCTCGCCGCCTCTGTCAGGTACGCCGCGAATATCCTCCTCCTCGGCATGGTCGCGGCCGGTTTCGTCCTGGCGGCGGGTCTGGTCATGCTCTCCTCGGAGCGCCCTGAAAGTCCGATTCTGCGCGAGGCGATCTCCACGGTGACCTTCTCCGGTTTTGGTCTGGCGATCATCATCGCTCTCGTGGCCGTCTATCTCGTGCTGGTCAGGCGTTGA
- a CDS encoding nucleotidyltransferase domain-containing protein — MTPIRLRDFVEDRDGLIYAVSAYDNAERVGCVLRYVPDPAGKRVDPAGRHFSKLDFGPAFEYIREHKPEYLDDLHRVPPADIVRVYKPDERIDWIASRDERVKRLLSLFDLPAGSVGCTGSRLLGVENGASDIDLVVYGPAWFSAQAQLKRLVAAGKVPAMSEEMWRKVYTKRVPEISFDAFVLHEGRKWNRGEFGGTYFDLLYTRAYDALASAPAGKGRVLGRATIEATVTDASHAFDAPAVYEVEHETVSRVISFTHTYSGQALAGETIEAQGVLEQHGDTQWLIVGTTREAKGEYILSKTLMEQG; from the coding sequence ATGACGCCGATCCGGCTGCGCGACTTCGTCGAGGACAGGGACGGCCTGATCTACGCCGTCTCGGCCTACGACAATGCGGAGAGGGTGGGGTGCGTCCTCAGGTACGTCCCCGACCCGGCGGGGAAGCGCGTCGACCCCGCGGGCAGGCACTTTTCCAAACTCGATTTCGGGCCTGCCTTCGAGTATATCAGGGAGCACAAGCCCGAGTACCTCGACGACCTCCACCGGGTGCCGCCCGCGGACATCGTGCGGGTCTACAAGCCCGACGAGAGGATCGACTGGATCGCATCCCGCGATGAACGAGTGAAGCGCCTCCTCTCCCTCTTCGACCTCCCGGCGGGCAGCGTGGGCTGCACCGGCTCCCGCCTCCTCGGCGTGGAGAACGGGGCCTCGGACATCGACCTGGTCGTCTACGGGCCGGCCTGGTTCTCGGCGCAGGCGCAGTTGAAGCGCCTCGTCGCGGCCGGAAAGGTCCCGGCGATGAGCGAGGAGATGTGGCGGAAGGTCTACACGAAGCGCGTCCCGGAGATCTCCTTCGACGCCTTCGTCCTCCACGAGGGGAGGAAGTGGAACCGCGGCGAGTTCGGCGGCACCTACTTCGACCTGCTGTATACGCGGGCATATGATGCCCTCGCCTCGGCACCGGCCGGGAAGGGGAGGGTGCTCGGCCGGGCGACGATCGAGGCGACGGTGACAGACGCCTCCCACGCCTTCGACGCGCCCGCCGTCTACGAGGTGGAGCACGAGACGGTCTCCCGCGTCATCTCCTTCACCCACACCTACTCGGGCCAGGCACTCGCGGGCGAGACGATCGAGGCGCAGGGTGTCCTTGAACAGCACGGCGACACGCAGTGGCTCATCGTCGGCACGACCCGCGAGGCGAAGGGCGAGTATATTCTCTCGAAGACGCTGATGGAACAGGGCTGA
- a CDS encoding 4Fe-4S dicluster domain-containing protein: protein MTGTTKRTGGGVLPQKEKGFVSIRVRAPAGVLTAEQMEAVAAVSRRFGRGDVALTLRLNAEVPWVRREDVPAAVEALEHAGLAVGSTGATVRSVVACKGTFCRHGIVDTQALARAVEESVGGRALPRKLKIAIAGCPNNCARVRFNDIGLMGEAYPVFDPEACTLCGACAKVCREGGAAVVDGTIRFSANACIGCGDCIAVCPAGAVTAETRGVVVYLGGMAGRHIRTGVRAAGPLAPADVPAFVRRVIDYFACHAEKGERFGNMMDRIGEEEVVSDLTRPVPDRSSGEHGRSRSPDASRR from the coding sequence ATGACCGGCACGACAAAGAGAACGGGGGGCGGCGTCCTGCCGCAGAAGGAGAAGGGTTTTGTCTCGATACGGGTGCGGGCGCCGGCAGGCGTCCTGACGGCTGAGCAGATGGAGGCGGTCGCCGCGGTGTCGAGGAGGTTCGGGCGGGGCGATGTCGCCCTGACTCTCAGGCTCAATGCCGAGGTTCCCTGGGTCAGGCGCGAGGACGTCCCCGCCGCCGTCGAGGCCCTCGAACACGCCGGCCTTGCCGTCGGGAGCACCGGCGCAACCGTCAGGTCGGTCGTCGCCTGCAAGGGGACGTTCTGCCGCCACGGCATCGTCGACACCCAGGCCCTCGCCCGTGCCGTCGAGGAGAGTGTCGGCGGCCGCGCCCTGCCGAGAAAACTGAAGATCGCGATCGCCGGGTGCCCGAACAACTGTGCGAGGGTCCGGTTCAACGATATCGGGCTGATGGGCGAGGCGTACCCCGTCTTCGACCCGGAGGCCTGCACCCTCTGCGGCGCCTGCGCCAAGGTCTGCCGGGAGGGCGGGGCCGCCGTCGTCGACGGCACAATCCGTTTCTCGGCCAACGCCTGCATCGGGTGCGGTGACTGTATCGCCGTCTGCCCGGCAGGTGCGGTGACGGCGGAGACGAGGGGTGTCGTCGTCTATCTCGGCGGCATGGCGGGCCGCCACATCAGGACGGGCGTCCGCGCCGCAGGTCCCCTCGCGCCGGCGGACGTCCCGGCCTTCGTCCGCAGGGTCATCGACTATTTTGCCTGCCACGCAGAAAAGGGGGAGAGATTCGGAAATATGATGGACAGGATCGGGGAAGAGGAGGTCGTATCGGATCTCACTCGTCCCGTTCCCGATAGATCCTCCGGAGAGCACGGGCGATCTCGCTCTCCGGATGCGTCTCGGCGATGA
- a CDS encoding L-threonylcarbamoyladenylate synthase, which produces MDETIIHQAVKVLGRDGLVVYPTDTIYGLGADAFSEYAIERVYEAKIRPRSMPVSVSVSDIEMLGAIAFVDRFADAFVDRFLPGPVTVILKAKSCLPEILTVGTGLIGVRIPDHPVPLAIIREFDAPITATSANIHGAADPVTVNDVHVPHDFLIDGGRLPGTPSTVVDLVNRTVIRAGAQIEEVGEFFRERA; this is translated from the coding sequence ATGGACGAAACGATTATTCATCAGGCTGTGAAGGTGCTCGGGCGCGACGGTCTCGTCGTGTACCCGACAGACACGATCTACGGCCTCGGGGCCGATGCCTTCTCCGAATATGCAATCGAGCGCGTGTATGAGGCGAAGATCCGCCCACGGTCCATGCCGGTCTCGGTCTCGGTCTCCGACATCGAGATGCTCGGCGCGATCGCCTTCGTGGACAGGTTCGCCGACGCCTTCGTCGACCGCTTTCTCCCGGGTCCGGTGACCGTCATCCTGAAGGCGAAGTCCTGTCTCCCCGAGATCCTCACCGTCGGCACCGGCCTCATCGGGGTCCGCATCCCCGACCACCCGGTGCCCCTGGCGATCATCAGGGAGTTTGACGCCCCGATCACGGCGACCTCGGCGAACATCCACGGCGCCGCCGACCCGGTAACGGTCAACGACGTCCACGTCCCCCACGACTTCCTCATCGACGGGGGCAGGCTGCCGGGGACGCCGAGCACGGTGGTGGACCTGGTGAACAGGACGGTGATCCGCGCCGGCGCACAGATCGAGGAGGTGGGAGAATTCTTCCGGGAGAGGGCATGA
- a CDS encoding Dna2/Cas4 domain-containing protein: protein MDVTDRDRGQVGIGSVAAAHFCPLRLYLDRQEEREEPPRYAVCKQVSYHLGTPFDPGEVWEEVLAVLPHAGEEEHHLFAQCMENCRDKEWILFSDFDVQVSSERLGIRGVADKVDPALPGFAITRAGEAPKAGVHAADRLRVACYTACVQDSLGLEVEGGWVEYVPSGVIRFCTPGPRDRRAMIRAIAAAKIVDEGRIPRKPLNPPCTRCPHQERCAPGPRRLSELL from the coding sequence ATGGACGTAACCGACAGGGACCGCGGGCAGGTCGGGATCGGATCGGTCGCGGCCGCCCATTTCTGCCCCCTCCGCCTGTACCTGGACAGGCAGGAGGAGAGGGAGGAGCCGCCGCGGTACGCGGTCTGCAAGCAGGTCTCGTACCACCTGGGCACGCCCTTCGACCCGGGCGAGGTCTGGGAGGAGGTGCTCGCCGTCCTCCCCCATGCGGGCGAGGAGGAGCACCACCTCTTCGCGCAGTGCATGGAGAACTGCCGGGATAAAGAGTGGATTCTTTTTTCGGACTTCGACGTCCAGGTCTCCTCGGAGCGCCTGGGGATCAGGGGCGTCGCGGACAAGGTCGACCCGGCCCTGCCGGGCTTCGCGATCACGCGGGCGGGCGAGGCGCCGAAGGCCGGCGTCCATGCCGCGGACAGGCTGCGCGTCGCCTGCTACACCGCGTGCGTGCAGGACTCCCTCGGACTCGAGGTGGAGGGCGGGTGGGTGGAGTACGTCCCCTCGGGCGTGATCCGCTTCTGCACGCCGGGCCCGCGGGACAGGCGGGCGATGATCCGGGCGATCGCCGCCGCGAAGATCGTGGACGAGGGGCGGATACCGCGAAAGCCCCTCAACCCCCCGTGCACCCGGTGCCCGCACCAGGAGAGGTGCGCACCCGGACCGCGGAGGCTTTCGGAGTTGTTGTGA
- a CDS encoding DUF5612 domain-containing protein encodes MEESEHLQSLDIVELHALSIIADNQPGVLRDIAAVMAANATNVLTVQQSIMASGSDAGKALFYFEVECAGGIADAISGLLTIPTVRHVSTHDTFSRIFGSRVIIIGGGAQVAQVALGAVNEADRHNIRGERISVDTIPLVGEKDLAEAVDAVARLPRASILVLAGSLMGGTISGAVDKVRAAGIPVIALKMAGSVPKHADLVVTDPIQAGVFAVMHVSKRAVFDIYRVCGREF; translated from the coding sequence ATGGAAGAGTCTGAACATCTGCAATCGCTCGATATCGTGGAACTCCACGCTCTCAGCATCATCGCCGACAACCAGCCCGGCGTCCTCAGGGACATCGCCGCGGTGATGGCGGCGAACGCGACGAACGTGCTCACCGTCCAGCAGTCGATCATGGCATCCGGCTCCGACGCCGGGAAGGCGCTCTTTTACTTCGAGGTCGAGTGCGCCGGCGGCATCGCGGACGCGATCTCCGGTCTCCTGACGATCCCGACAGTCCGCCATGTCTCGACCCACGACACCTTCTCCAGAATCTTCGGCTCCAGAGTCATCATCATCGGTGGCGGGGCCCAGGTCGCGCAGGTGGCCCTCGGCGCTGTGAACGAGGCCGACAGACACAATATCAGGGGCGAGAGGATCTCGGTGGACACGATCCCCCTGGTCGGCGAGAAAGACCTTGCAGAGGCCGTCGACGCCGTCGCCCGCCTCCCGAGAGCCTCTATACTCGTGCTTGCCGGTTCCCTGATGGGCGGGACGATCTCCGGGGCCGTCGACAAAGTGCGGGCCGCGGGCATCCCGGTCATCGCCCTGAAGATGGCGGGGAGCGTCCCGAAACACGCCGACCTCGTCGTCACCGACCCTATCCAGGCCGGCGTCTTTGCAGTGATGCACGTCTCGAAGCGTGCGGTCTTCGATATCTATCGCGTCTGCGGACGGGAGTTCTGA
- a CDS encoding DUF3467 domain-containing protein translates to MAQNEIAVNLPQTLDPVYANRIQVAYKEDEFTFIFLHEIPGTNQARAKAIVSITPKHAKNLLSVLARSMKDYEEKFGTIQPPAEKTGDANVTMRGYS, encoded by the coding sequence ATGGCTCAGAACGAGATTGCGGTCAATCTCCCCCAGACTCTCGACCCGGTCTATGCGAACCGCATCCAGGTCGCCTACAAGGAGGACGAGTTCACGTTCATCTTCCTCCACGAGATCCCGGGCACGAACCAGGCACGGGCGAAGGCGATCGTCTCCATCACCCCGAAACATGCAAAGAACCTCCTCTCCGTCCTCGCCCGGAGCATGAAGGACTATGAGGAGAAGTTCGGGACCATCCAACCCCCTGCGGAGAAGACCGGGGACGCGAACGTGACCATGCGGGGCTACTCGTAA
- the nifU gene encoding Fe-S cluster assembly scaffold protein NifU, which produces MYNETVMDHFMNPRNVGEMEDPDGVGEVGNPTCGDIMKIFLRIRDDRIEDVKFMTFGCGAAIASSSMATELIKGKTVDEAWEITNKAVAEALQGLPPQKLHCSVLAEEGIHAAINDYRRKQGLEPRPETGHAAHEEAGGDAE; this is translated from the coding sequence ATGTACAACGAGACAGTGATGGACCATTTCATGAACCCGAGAAACGTGGGCGAGATGGAGGACCCCGACGGCGTCGGCGAGGTCGGCAACCCGACCTGCGGCGACATCATGAAGATCTTCCTGCGTATTCGGGACGACCGCATCGAGGACGTGAAGTTCATGACCTTCGGCTGCGGCGCCGCGATCGCCTCGTCGAGCATGGCGACCGAACTGATCAAGGGCAAGACCGTGGACGAGGCGTGGGAGATCACGAACAAAGCGGTGGCCGAGGCACTGCAGGGCCTCCCGCCGCAGAAACTCCACTGCTCCGTCCTCGCCGAGGAGGGCATCCACGCGGCGATCAACGACTACCGGAGGAAGCAGGGTCTCGAACCCCGGCCCGAGACCGGCCACGCCGCCCACGAGGAGGCCGGCGGCGATGCTGAGTGA
- a CDS encoding aminotransferase class V-fold PLP-dependent enzyme produces the protein PDTILNGHPTQRLPNNLNVSFRYIEGESVLLMLDAHGICASTGSACSSASLEPSHVLLAIGLPHETAHGSLRLTLGDLTTDEDVDHVLEVLPTIVERLRSMSPLYAARNGGV, from the coding sequence TCCCGGACACCATCCTGAACGGCCACCCGACGCAGCGCCTCCCGAACAACCTCAATGTCAGTTTCCGCTACATCGAGGGCGAGTCCGTCCTCCTCATGCTCGACGCCCACGGCATCTGCGCATCGACCGGGAGCGCGTGCAGTTCGGCGTCCCTCGAACCCTCGCACGTCCTCCTCGCGATCGGTCTCCCGCACGAGACGGCCCACGGGTCGCTCCGCCTCACCCTGGGCGACCTGACCACCGACGAGGACGTGGACCATGTCCTTGAGGTGCTCCCGACGATCGTCGAGAGACTGCGGAGCATGTCGCCCCTGTATGCGGCGCGGAACGGAGGTGTATGA
- a CDS encoding MarR family winged helix-turn-helix transcriptional regulator, whose protein sequence is MMNEEVVERYLNLVPLEIREAFNALSSGQRWAVYIALTTEGQKYFNEVKEQFGANPNTMAPILKDLVNGGLVARKVQVKDIGDRRKIYYEPTAMGTNLFATIYEDLLPERSQQSTETTPGLSLKDVMPYYKQKWDQNDFKIDQSDNLPNYISRRDILFYSINTKKTEKILQKIDIADRIDMANWNNTLEPLEQNRLHGPESVGLKIPGPSYDVSSSSGPQYAEVKND, encoded by the coding sequence ATGATGAATGAGGAGGTAGTCGAGCGATATCTCAACCTCGTGCCGTTGGAAATCCGCGAGGCATTCAATGCCCTCTCAAGCGGTCAAAGATGGGCAGTATATATTGCACTGACTACTGAAGGGCAGAAATATTTCAACGAAGTGAAGGAGCAATTTGGGGCAAATCCAAACACTATGGCACCGATCCTGAAGGATCTGGTTAATGGGGGCCTTGTGGCCAGGAAGGTGCAGGTCAAGGACATAGGAGATCGCCGGAAGATCTACTACGAACCAACAGCGATGGGTACAAACCTGTTTGCTACGATTTATGAGGATCTTCTGCCTGAACGTTCACAGCAGAGCACAGAGACCACACCCGGGTTGAGTCTGAAGGACGTTATGCCGTATTACAAACAAAAGTGGGATCAAAATGATTTTAAGATTGATCAAAGTGACAATCTGCCGAATTACATCTCTCGAAGAGATATACTCTTCTATTCAATAAATACAAAAAAGACAGAAAAAATTCTCCAGAAAATAGATATCGCGGATAGGATTGACATGGCAAACTGGAACAACACACTCGAACCACTCGAACAAAACAGACTCCACGGTCCAGAAAGTGTCGGGCTAAAAATCCCGGGACCATCATATGACGTCTCGTCGAGTTCAGGCCCCCAGTACGCCGAGGTAAAAAATGACTGA